A part of Desulfobacter sp. genomic DNA contains:
- a CDS encoding GMC family oxidoreductase — MEPNQAAQDKLSSESYDFIVIGSGFGGSVSALRLAEKGYKVAVLEKGKRWRTEDFPKTNWNIKKNLWLPAIGCYGYQMVTQLKHALIFHGGGVGGGSLVYANQLLVPPDEVFERPEWGPGDWKAKMMPFYEKAKKMLGANESPQVGQADKCLREVGIELTDTDTFHKNDVGIFFGTPDKTVPDPYFGGKGPERTGCTFCGSCMVGCPVGAKNTLDKNYLYLAEGLGVNIIPETLVTGVQPNGDGYDVFAEKSTGIRHPKKMFHTKSVVFSGSVLGTVKLLNQCKQNGQLPNISDQLGNFVRTNSETLLGVKSKDKNTDWNDQIAITSGIYPDATTHIEMVRYNKGSDVLLNLFTVLTGGGGKIPRGIRYLGNILRHPIQFLALLLWPFGKAVSTTVVLVMQTDENYLELDYKRRWWRLGAKSLNSQVPEGLRRAPAYIPIANKVTSILAEKMDGIPLSSIPEAAFNSLSTAHILGGCCMGESPEKGVVNFKGELFGYPNLYVADGSVVPANLGVNPSLTITALSESIMDQIPEKNT; from the coding sequence GTGGAGCCAAACCAAGCAGCCCAGGATAAGCTCAGTTCAGAGAGTTATGATTTTATCGTAATCGGTTCTGGTTTTGGTGGTAGTGTGTCCGCACTCCGCCTGGCGGAAAAAGGGTATAAAGTCGCTGTGTTGGAAAAAGGCAAACGCTGGAGAACCGAAGATTTCCCTAAAACCAACTGGAATATAAAGAAAAACCTATGGCTTCCGGCCATCGGTTGTTATGGGTATCAGATGGTCACCCAGTTAAAACACGCCTTGATATTCCATGGCGGTGGTGTCGGCGGCGGCAGCCTGGTTTATGCCAACCAACTACTGGTACCGCCGGATGAAGTCTTCGAAAGACCAGAGTGGGGACCGGGAGATTGGAAAGCCAAAATGATGCCGTTTTATGAGAAGGCCAAAAAAATGCTCGGCGCCAATGAAAGCCCGCAGGTCGGACAAGCTGATAAATGTTTACGTGAAGTTGGTATCGAATTAACAGACACGGACACGTTTCATAAAAATGATGTAGGCATCTTTTTCGGCACTCCGGACAAAACGGTTCCAGACCCCTATTTTGGCGGCAAAGGACCGGAACGGACCGGTTGCACGTTTTGCGGCTCTTGTATGGTCGGGTGCCCGGTAGGAGCCAAAAATACCTTGGATAAAAATTACCTTTATCTGGCCGAAGGCCTTGGGGTGAATATTATTCCCGAAACTCTGGTTACCGGTGTCCAGCCGAATGGAGACGGCTATGATGTTTTTGCTGAAAAATCAACTGGGATTCGACACCCCAAAAAAATGTTTCACACAAAAAGTGTCGTCTTTTCCGGCAGTGTACTCGGAACTGTTAAGCTTTTAAACCAATGCAAACAAAACGGGCAGCTTCCGAATATTTCCGACCAACTGGGCAATTTCGTCCGCACAAATTCAGAAACGCTTCTCGGTGTTAAATCAAAAGATAAGAATACGGACTGGAATGACCAGATTGCCATTACCTCCGGCATTTATCCGGATGCCACCACCCATATCGAAATGGTTCGGTATAACAAGGGGTCAGATGTTTTGTTAAATCTTTTTACGGTGCTAACCGGTGGGGGCGGAAAAATCCCTCGTGGAATACGGTATCTCGGAAATATCCTCCGTCATCCCATACAATTTTTAGCCCTCTTGCTGTGGCCTTTTGGTAAAGCAGTATCTACAACGGTCGTACTGGTAATGCAGACAGATGAAAACTACCTGGAACTGGATTACAAACGCAGATGGTGGCGTTTGGGGGCAAAAAGCCTGAATTCTCAAGTCCCTGAAGGTTTAAGAAGGGCTCCGGCCTATATTCCCATTGCCAATAAAGTCACAAGCATTCTTGCAGAAAAAATGGATGGGATTCCCTTAAGTTCTATACCGGAAGCCGCTTTTAATTCACTATCCACAGCTCATATTTTGGGCGGATGCTGCATGGGTGAGTCTCCGGAAAAAGGTGTGGTCAACTTTAAGGGGGAACTTTTCGGATACCCCAACCTTTATGTGGCGGATGGATCAGTGGTCCCAGCCAATCTTGGAGTGAATCCCAGTTTGACGATCACGGCTCTGTCGGAAAGCATCATGGACCAAATCCCTGAAAAAAATACATAA